Proteins from one Blattabacterium cuenoti genomic window:
- the rplX gene encoding 50S ribosomal protein L24, with product MNKIKKNDKVLVLSGNYKGNKSIILKIFSKKNKAIVRGLNIVKKHLKPNIKNPKGGIIEKEAPIHISNLKKINEEKEAPIINNDDLKNK from the coding sequence ATGAATAAAATCAAAAAAAATGATAAAGTATTAGTTTTATCAGGAAATTATAAAGGGAATAAAAGTATTATTTTAAAAATTTTTTCTAAAAAAAATAAAGCAATTGTACGTGGATTAAATATAGTAAAAAAACATTTAAAACCTAATATTAAAAATCCAAAAGGAGGAATTATAGAAAAAGAAGCCCCTATTCATATATCAAATTTAAAAAAAATAAATGAAGAAAAAGAAGCCCCTATTATAAATAATGATGATTTAAAAAATAAATAA
- the rplN gene encoding 50S ribosomal protein L14, producing MLQQESICKVSDNTGAKEVLIIRVLGGTKKRYASLGDSIVVTVKVAIPGGNIVKKGQIYKAVIIRTKTRKKRKDGSYISFDDNACVLINDSKEMIGTRVFGPVARELREKEYMKIISLAQEVL from the coding sequence ATGTTGCAACAAGAATCTATTTGTAAGGTTTCAGATAATACGGGAGCAAAAGAAGTTTTAATTATTAGAGTATTAGGTGGAACTAAAAAAAGATATGCTTCTTTAGGAGATTCTATAGTTGTTACTGTTAAAGTAGCTATTCCTGGAGGAAATATAGTTAAAAAAGGACAAATTTATAAAGCTGTAATTATTAGAACAAAAACTAGAAAAAAAAGAAAAGATGGATCTTATATAAGTTTTGATGATAATGCTTGTGTATTAATTAATGATTCTAAAGAAATGATAGGAACTCGAGTTTTTGGTCCTGTAGCAAGAGAACTTAGAGAAAAAGAATATATGAAAATTATATCTTTAGCACAAGAAGTTTTATAA
- the rpsQ gene encoding 30S ribosomal protein S17, which translates to MIEKNKKIIRNNRKQKQGIVISDKMNKTIIVSEVKKIKHKYYGKSITKKKKYMVHDEKNISKNGDKVNIMEIRPISKNKCWRLVSILEKSK; encoded by the coding sequence ATGATAGAAAAAAATAAAAAAATCATTAGAAATAATAGAAAACAAAAACAGGGAATAGTTATAAGTGATAAAATGAATAAAACTATTATAGTATCTGAGGTAAAAAAAATAAAACATAAATATTATGGAAAAAGTATTACAAAAAAAAAAAAGTATATGGTACATGATGAAAAAAATATTTCTAAAAATGGAGATAAAGTTAACATTATGGAAATACGCCCTATAAGTAAAAATAAATGTTGGAGGTTGGTTTCTATATTAGAAAAATCTAAATAA
- the rpmC gene encoding 50S ribosomal protein L29 has product MKNLEIKNLSSNDLIRKIKIYENNYQNIKFSHFIKNHKNPMLIKELRKKIAQLKTELNKKNK; this is encoded by the coding sequence ATGAAAAATTTAGAAATAAAAAATTTATCAAGTAATGATTTAATTCGAAAAATTAAAATTTATGAAAATAATTATCAAAATATAAAATTTTCTCATTTTATTAAAAATCATAAAAATCCAATGTTAATTAAAGAATTAAGAAAAAAAATTGCTCAGTTAAAAACTGAGTTAAATAAAAAAAATAAATGA
- the rplP gene encoding 50S ribosomal protein L16 — protein sequence MLQPKKTKYKKQQKGRIRGNSNKGIFLSRGLYGIKALEGAWISSKQLESARVAATRYMKREGQLWINVFPDKPATKKPQEVRMGKGKGPVEFWVSVVKPGRILFEIDGVEMNIAKEALRLASQKLPIKMKFIFSNKILL from the coding sequence ATGCTTCAACCTAAAAAAACAAAATATAAAAAACAACAAAAAGGTAGAATTCGTGGAAATTCTAATAAAGGAATTTTTCTTTCTAGAGGTTTATATGGTATAAAAGCTTTAGAAGGAGCTTGGATTAGTTCTAAACAATTGGAATCTGCACGAGTAGCCGCTACTAGATATATGAAAAGGGAGGGTCAATTATGGATTAATGTTTTTCCAGATAAACCGGCTACAAAAAAACCACAAGAAGTACGAATGGGAAAAGGGAAAGGCCCTGTTGAATTTTGGGTTTCTGTAGTTAAACCTGGAAGAATTTTATTTGAAATTGATGGAGTAGAAATGAATATAGCAAAAGAAGCTTTAAGATTAGCTTCTCAAAAACTTCCTATTAAAATGAAATTTATTTTTTCTAATAAAATTCTTTTATGA
- the rpsC gene encoding 30S ribosomal protein S3 — MGQKTNPIINRLGIITGWQSSWCNNYKDRIQEDFKVRRYIIARLPKGIVSRIFIERTLKFITITIRTSRPALVIGKGGDEVDTVRKELKKLTKKEVQINISEVKRPELDAPLVAKGIVRQLENRISYKKAIKLSIISAMRMNAQGIKIQISGRLNGSEMARCEIYKEGRISLGTFRADVDYHMEVAHTIYGSIGVKIWIMKGEVYGKRELSPLLGIQKKQRGYKNIYRKKK; from the coding sequence ATGGGACAAAAAACAAATCCGATTATTAATCGTCTTGGAATTATTACAGGATGGCAATCTAGTTGGTGTAATAATTATAAAGATAGAATACAGGAAGATTTTAAGGTAAGAAGATATATAATAGCAAGATTACCAAAAGGTATAGTTTCTCGTATTTTTATTGAAAGAACTTTAAAATTTATAACTATTACTATTCGAACATCAAGACCCGCTCTTGTTATAGGTAAAGGAGGAGATGAAGTAGATACAGTTAGAAAAGAATTAAAAAAACTTACTAAAAAAGAAGTTCAAATTAATATTTCTGAAGTGAAACGACCAGAATTAGATGCTCCATTAGTTGCTAAAGGAATAGTAAGACAATTAGAAAATAGAATTTCATATAAAAAGGCAATTAAATTATCTATTATTTCTGCTATGAGAATGAATGCTCAAGGTATAAAAATTCAAATTTCTGGAAGACTGAATGGTTCAGAAATGGCTAGATGTGAAATTTATAAAGAAGGAAGAATTTCTCTTGGAACTTTTCGTGCTGATGTAGATTATCACATGGAAGTAGCTCATACAATTTATGGTAGTATAGGAGTTAAAATATGGATAATGAAAGGAGAAGTATATGGAAAAAGAGAATTATCTCCTTTATTAGGAATACAAAAAAAACAAAGAGGATACAAAAATATTTATAGAAAAAAGAAATAG
- the rplV gene encoding 50S ribosomal protein L22: MKEINGIASASLNGVRSSPRKIRLIVDLIRNREIQKALDILTYSNKKRISFFLKKLLLSLLSNWKKKYNDFHLENENELYIKEIRVNQGKTLKRLRPVPQGRGHRIRKKSSNVIVLLEKRKKI, encoded by the coding sequence ATGAAAGAAATAAATGGAATAGCTTCAGCTTCTTTAAATGGAGTTAGAAGTTCTCCGAGAAAAATAAGATTAATAGTTGATTTAATTAGAAATAGAGAAATTCAAAAAGCTTTAGATATATTAACATATAGTAATAAGAAAAGAATATCTTTTTTTTTAAAAAAATTACTTCTTTCTTTATTATCTAATTGGAAAAAAAAATATAATGATTTTCATTTGGAAAATGAAAATGAATTATATATAAAAGAAATTAGAGTAAATCAAGGAAAAACCTTAAAAAGGTTACGACCTGTTCCTCAAGGAAGAGGTCATAGAATTAGAAAAAAATCAAGTAATGTTATAGTTCTTTTGGAAAAAAGAAAAAAAATATAA
- the rpsS gene encoding 30S ribosomal protein S19, with translation MARSLKKGPYVSHKLYKKVLNNLKLNKKIIIKTWSRPSTILPDFVGQTFSVHNGKQFINVYITENMIGHKLGEFAPTRTFKGHSGSKNKLKIKN, from the coding sequence ATGGCAAGATCTTTAAAAAAAGGTCCATATGTATCTCATAAATTGTATAAAAAAGTACTTAATAATTTAAAATTAAATAAAAAAATTATAATTAAAACTTGGTCTAGGCCATCTACAATTTTACCTGATTTTGTAGGACAAACATTTTCTGTTCATAATGGTAAACAATTTATAAATGTATATATTACTGAAAATATGATTGGACATAAATTGGGGGAATTTGCTCCTACTCGTACTTTTAAAGGGCATTCTGGATCTAAAAATAAATTAAAAATAAAGAACTGA
- the rplB gene encoding 50S ribosomal protein L2: protein MSTRKLKPITPGQRFRIVNCFDHITINHPEKTLIKGKKKSGGRNNTGKMTMRYFGGGHKRKYRKIDFKRRKFGIPAIIKSIEYDPNRSSFISLLHYKDGEKKYIITMEGFKIGQEIISGNNIPFHIGNSTFLSEIPLGTNISCIEINPGQGAKIARSAGSFAQLFAKDKKYATIKLPSGEIRIIMITCMATIGVVSNIDHQLETYGKAGKKRHFGRRPRTRGVAMNPVDHPMGGGEGKASGGIPRSRKGIPSKGFRTRSKKRYSNKYILQRRKK from the coding sequence ATGTCAACTAGAAAATTAAAGCCTATTACGCCTGGACAACGTTTTAGAATAGTAAATTGTTTTGATCATATTACAATAAATCATCCGGAAAAAACTTTAATTAAAGGTAAAAAAAAATCTGGAGGACGAAATAATACTGGAAAAATGACTATGCGTTATTTTGGAGGAGGTCATAAAAGAAAATATAGGAAAATAGATTTTAAAAGAAGAAAATTTGGAATTCCTGCTATTATAAAATCTATAGAATATGATCCTAATAGATCATCTTTTATATCTTTACTTCATTATAAAGATGGAGAAAAAAAATATATTATTACTATGGAGGGATTTAAAATAGGACAGGAAATTATTTCTGGAAATAATATACCTTTTCATATAGGAAATTCTACTTTTTTAAGTGAGATACCTTTAGGTACTAATATTTCTTGTATAGAAATTAATCCTGGTCAAGGTGCTAAAATAGCTAGAAGTGCAGGTTCTTTTGCACAATTATTTGCAAAAGATAAAAAATATGCTACTATTAAATTACCTTCTGGAGAAATAAGAATTATTATGATAACATGTATGGCAACAATTGGTGTTGTTTCTAATATAGATCATCAATTAGAAACATATGGAAAAGCAGGTAAAAAAAGACATTTTGGAAGAAGACCTAGAACTAGAGGTGTAGCTATGAATCCTGTAGATCATCCAATGGGAGGAGGTGAAGGTAAAGCATCTGGAGGAATACCAAGAAGTAGAAAAGGAATCCCTTCTAAAGGATTTAGAACTCGTTCTAAAAAACGATATTCTAATAAATATATTTTACAAAGAAGAAAAAAATAA
- the rplW gene encoding 50S ribosomal protein L23, which translates to MIFIKPIFTEKSENFKKKNCYILHVNVNCNKIQIKKEIKKIFGFSVKNVRSMIYPKKDKSKYTKKGFIYGKTNKIKKAIIQFKENQKIDFFNKKEI; encoded by the coding sequence ATGATTTTTATTAAACCTATTTTTACAGAAAAATCAGAAAATTTTAAAAAAAAAAATTGTTATATTTTACATGTAAATGTGAATTGTAATAAAATTCAAATAAAAAAAGAAATTAAAAAAATATTTGGATTTTCAGTAAAAAATGTTAGAAGTATGATTTATCCTAAAAAAGATAAATCTAAATATACTAAAAAAGGATTTATTTATGGAAAAACAAATAAAATAAAAAAAGCTATTATTCAATTTAAAGAAAATCAAAAAATTGATTTTTTTAATAAAAAAGAAATTTAA
- the rplD gene encoding 50S ribosomal protein L4 yields the protein MKLIILDTKGNFTNKEVEFDEKIFLKKSYNHSLYLEIKRYLLAQRHGKHKSKERGELSGSTRKLHKQKGTGGSRKGNIKNPIFRGGGRVFGPKPRTYFLKLNKYTKNITKKFIIEQKLIQNQIKIIEDFELKTPKTKLILELLESLQLKNKKLLIVIGKENKNLYLSSRNLENLKLLNVNELDCFSLLNFPYIIFFENSIKTINKYLSI from the coding sequence ATGAAATTAATAATTTTAGATACTAAAGGGAATTTTACTAATAAAGAAGTAGAATTTGATGAAAAAATTTTTTTAAAAAAATCTTATAATCATTCTTTATATTTAGAAATTAAAAGGTATTTATTGGCTCAACGTCATGGAAAACATAAATCTAAGGAGAGAGGAGAATTATCTGGAAGTACTAGAAAATTACATAAACAAAAAGGTACTGGCGGATCTAGAAAAGGAAATATTAAAAATCCTATTTTTAGAGGAGGAGGAAGAGTTTTTGGACCAAAACCAAGAACTTATTTTTTAAAATTAAATAAATATACTAAAAATATAACAAAAAAATTTATTATTGAACAAAAATTAATACAAAATCAAATAAAAATTATTGAAGATTTTGAATTAAAAACTCCAAAAACTAAATTAATTTTAGAATTATTAGAATCACTACAATTAAAAAATAAAAAATTATTAATAGTAATTGGAAAAGAAAATAAAAATTTGTATTTATCATCTAGAAATTTAGAAAATTTAAAATTATTAAATGTGAATGAATTAGATTGTTTTTCATTATTAAATTTTCCATATATTATTTTTTTTGAAAATTCAATAAAAACAATTAATAAATATTTATCTATATAA
- the rplC gene encoding 50S ribosomal protein L3, with amino-acid sequence MLGLIGKNIGMTSIFLKNGINVPCTVIKVNPCYIIQIKTIKNDGYFSIQLGVDDKKIQKTNKPLLGHFKKSKLSPKKKLLEFKVSSITNLELGTKFSVDLFQEGELINIKGISKGKGFQGVVKRHNFSGVGEKSHGQHNRLRAPGSIGAGSNPSRVFKGKKMAGRMGNISVTIKNLKILKIDTYQNLIILKGSVPGTKNSYLMINKKK; translated from the coding sequence ATGTTGGGATTAATAGGAAAAAATATAGGAATGACAAGTATTTTTTTAAAAAATGGAATAAATGTTCCTTGTACTGTTATAAAAGTCAATCCTTGTTATATCATTCAAATAAAAACAATAAAAAATGATGGATATTTTTCTATTCAACTTGGAGTTGATGATAAAAAAATTCAAAAAACTAATAAACCTTTATTAGGTCATTTTAAAAAATCTAAATTGTCTCCAAAAAAAAAATTATTAGAATTTAAAGTAAGTTCAATTACTAATTTAGAATTAGGAACTAAATTTAGTGTAGATCTTTTTCAAGAAGGAGAATTAATTAATATTAAAGGAATTTCTAAAGGTAAAGGATTTCAAGGAGTTGTGAAAAGACATAATTTTTCAGGTGTTGGAGAAAAAAGTCATGGTCAACATAATAGATTAAGAGCTCCTGGATCAATAGGAGCAGGATCTAACCCGTCGCGTGTTTTTAAAGGTAAAAAAATGGCTGGAAGAATGGGGAACATAAGTGTTACTATTAAAAATTTAAAAATATTAAAAATAGATACTTATCAAAATTTGATTATTTTAAAAGGATCAGTTCCAGGAACTAAAAATTCATATTTGATGATTAATAAAAAAAAATGA
- the rpsJ gene encoding 30S ribosomal protein S10, which translates to MSHNIKIKLKSYDYNLLDKSAERIVNSVLPTGVVLNGPVPLPTEKKIFTVLRSPHVNKKSREQFFLPTHKRLLQIHNASSKTVDALMKLELPSGVEAEIKV; encoded by the coding sequence ATGAGTCATAATATAAAAATAAAATTAAAATCTTATGATTATAATTTATTAGATAAATCGGCAGAAAGAATTGTTAATTCAGTTTTACCTACAGGAGTAGTATTAAATGGACCTGTTCCTTTACCTACTGAAAAAAAAATATTTACAGTATTACGTTCTCCACATGTAAATAAAAAATCAAGAGAACAATTTTTTCTTCCTACTCATAAAAGACTTTTACAAATTCATAATGCGTCATCAAAAACAGTAGATGCATTAATGAAATTAGAATTGCCTAGTGGAGTTGAAGCGGAAATAAAAGTATAA
- the fusA gene encoding elongation factor G, with translation MSKNLKYTRNIGIAAHIDAGKTTTTERILFYTGINHKIGEVHDGAATMDWMQQEQERGITITSAATFCEWIYNKKKYQINIIDTPGHVDFTVEVERSMRILDGMVVLFSAVDGVEPQSETVWRQADKYEIPRIAFVNKMDRQGADFFDVCSQIKKILGANSLPLQIPIGSGDNFVGVVDLIKNKAIKWDENNYGMTYKEYPIPYEMKNLVNDYHNKLIETLSEYDDVIMEKFLYSNYTISEDDIIHSLQKNTIQMKIIPILCGSSFKNKGVQSILDAICRYLPSPLEVKDIVGIHPISQKQEIRKPNENEPFSALAFKISSDPFVGRLAFFRVYSGKIESGSYSFNARSGNKERISRIYQMHANKQNPIEKIGPGDIAAVVGFKDIKTGDTLCDEKYPILLENILFPDPVIGLAIEPKFQSDADKMGLVLSKLMEEDPTFQVRTDHYTGQTIISGMGELHLEIIVDRMKREFKIEVNQGKPQVEYKEALTNSVEHREIYKKQTGGRGKYADILFRLEPGNIEQSGLIFINKIKGGNIPKEYISSIEKGCKEMMKNGPLSGYEIDNAKVTILDGSYHSVDSDQLSFEIAGKLGFKEASKKANPVLLEPIMKLEVIVPEDNMGEVIGDLNRRRGIVKDMNTKNNVKIIQASVPLSEMFGYVTILRTLSSGRGTSVMEFSHYDTVPTNIINNIIIDNRNNKIKK, from the coding sequence ATGAGTAAAAATTTAAAATATACGAGGAATATAGGTATTGCTGCACATATTGATGCAGGAAAAACAACTACTACAGAAAGAATTTTATTTTATACAGGAATAAATCATAAAATAGGAGAAGTTCATGACGGAGCTGCTACTATGGATTGGATGCAACAAGAACAAGAAAGAGGTATAACTATAACTTCTGCAGCTACATTTTGTGAATGGATATATAATAAAAAAAAATATCAAATTAATATTATCGATACTCCAGGACATGTAGATTTCACTGTAGAAGTAGAAAGATCTATGAGAATTTTAGATGGAATGGTTGTTTTATTTAGTGCTGTTGATGGTGTAGAACCGCAGTCTGAAACAGTATGGAGACAAGCAGATAAATATGAAATACCTAGAATAGCTTTTGTGAATAAAATGGATAGACAAGGAGCTGATTTTTTTGATGTTTGTTCTCAAATAAAAAAAATTTTAGGAGCAAATTCTCTTCCTTTACAAATTCCTATTGGAAGTGGAGATAATTTTGTTGGTGTAGTAGATTTAATAAAGAATAAAGCCATAAAATGGGATGAAAATAATTATGGAATGACATATAAAGAATATCCTATTCCATATGAAATGAAAAATTTAGTGAATGATTATCATAATAAATTAATTGAAACTTTATCAGAATATGATGATGTAATAATGGAAAAATTTTTATATAGTAATTATACTATATCAGAAGATGATATTATTCATTCTTTACAAAAGAATACAATACAAATGAAAATTATTCCTATTTTATGCGGTTCTTCTTTTAAGAATAAAGGAGTTCAATCTATATTAGATGCAATATGCAGATATTTACCTTCTCCTTTAGAGGTTAAGGATATAGTAGGAATTCATCCTATTAGTCAAAAACAAGAAATAAGAAAACCTAATGAAAATGAACCTTTTTCTGCTTTAGCTTTTAAAATATCAAGTGATCCTTTTGTAGGTCGTTTAGCTTTTTTTAGAGTTTATTCTGGTAAAATAGAATCTGGTTCTTATAGTTTTAATGCAAGATCTGGTAATAAAGAAAGAATTTCTAGAATATATCAAATGCATGCAAATAAACAAAATCCAATAGAAAAAATTGGACCTGGAGATATAGCCGCTGTAGTTGGATTTAAAGATATTAAAACAGGAGATACTTTATGTGATGAAAAATATCCAATTTTATTAGAAAATATATTATTTCCAGATCCAGTTATTGGTTTAGCTATTGAACCTAAATTTCAATCAGATGCTGATAAAATGGGATTAGTTTTATCTAAATTAATGGAAGAAGACCCAACTTTTCAAGTTAGAACAGATCATTATACAGGTCAGACTATTATTTCTGGAATGGGAGAACTTCATTTAGAAATAATTGTAGATCGTATGAAAAGAGAATTTAAGATTGAAGTTAATCAAGGAAAACCTCAAGTAGAATATAAAGAAGCTTTGACTAATTCTGTTGAACATAGAGAAATATATAAAAAACAAACAGGAGGAAGGGGGAAATATGCAGATATATTATTTAGATTAGAACCTGGAAATATAGAACAATCTGGGTTAATATTTATTAATAAAATTAAAGGAGGAAATATTCCTAAAGAATATATTTCTTCTATAGAAAAAGGATGTAAAGAAATGATGAAAAATGGACCTTTATCTGGATATGAAATAGATAATGCGAAAGTTACTATTTTAGATGGATCTTATCATTCTGTTGATTCTGATCAACTTTCTTTTGAAATAGCAGGAAAATTAGGATTTAAAGAAGCTTCTAAAAAAGCAAATCCAGTTTTATTAGAACCAATTATGAAATTAGAAGTTATTGTACCAGAAGATAATATGGGAGAAGTAATAGGAGATTTAAATAGAAGAAGAGGAATAGTGAAAGATATGAATACTAAAAATAATGTAAAAATAATTCAGGCTTCAGTTCCTTTATCTGAAATGTTTGGTTATGTAACAATTTTACGAACACTTTCTTCCGGAAGAGGTACTTCTGTTATGGAGTTTTCTCATTATGATACAGTTCCTACTAATATAATAAATAATATTATTATAGATAATCGTAATAATAAAATAAAAAAATAA
- the rpsG gene encoding 30S ribosomal protein S7: MRKVRKKYKIYLPDPKFNDPLVTRFINHLMKNGKKNIAYKIFYNAIEKIDLIKEKEEKSALEIWKDGLKNVMPHVEVRSRRMGGSNIQVPVPISSNSKITKAMKLLISCAFIRRNEKSMANKLAYEIWDAFQEQGEAIKRKENIHKMAEANKAFSHFRF, encoded by the coding sequence ATGAGAAAAGTAAGAAAAAAATATAAAATATATTTACCAGATCCAAAATTTAATGATCCACTTGTTACACGATTTATAAATCATTTAATGAAAAATGGGAAAAAAAATATAGCATATAAAATATTTTATAATGCTATTGAAAAAATAGATTTAATAAAAGAAAAAGAAGAAAAATCAGCATTAGAAATATGGAAAGATGGATTAAAAAATGTAATGCCTCATGTAGAAGTTAGAAGTCGTCGTATGGGAGGATCTAATATTCAGGTTCCTGTTCCTATTTCTTCTAATAGTAAAATAACTAAAGCAATGAAATTATTAATATCTTGCGCATTTATTAGAAGAAATGAAAAAAGTATGGCAAATAAATTAGCATACGAAATATGGGACGCTTTTCAAGAACAAGGAGAAGCAATTAAAAGGAAAGAAAATATTCATAAAATGGCTGAAGCTAATAAAGCATTTTCTCATTTTAGATTTTAG
- the rpsL gene encoding 30S ribosomal protein S12: protein MPTIQQLIRKGRTSVPKKRKSIALEFCPQKRGVCTRVYTTTPKKPNSAMRKVARVRFTNGREVISYITGEGHNLQEHSIVLVKGGRVKDLPGVKYKIVRGARDTAGVNGRKKSRSKYGAKIIKKSLINEKSKKKI, encoded by the coding sequence ATGCCTACTATACAACAATTAATTAGAAAAGGTCGTACTTCTGTACCTAAAAAAAGAAAATCTATTGCATTAGAATTTTGTCCTCAAAAAAGAGGAGTTTGTACTAGAGTTTATACTACAACACCTAAAAAACCAAATTCAGCTATGCGAAAAGTAGCTCGAGTACGTTTTACTAATGGAAGAGAAGTTATTAGTTATATAACAGGAGAAGGACATAATTTACAAGAACATTCGATAGTTTTGGTTAAAGGAGGAAGAGTAAAAGATTTACCAGGAGTAAAATATAAAATAGTAAGAGGAGCTCGTGATACAGCTGGAGTAAATGGACGAAAAAAAAGTAGAAGTAAATATGGTGCTAAAATAATTAAAAAAAGTTTAATTAATGAGAAAAGTAAGAAAAAAATATAA
- the map gene encoding type I methionyl aminopeptidase, which translates to MHIKTIEEIILIKKSAFLASKTLGMLSKEIIPGINTIYLDKLAETFIYDHGGKPAFLGLYDFPNTLCVSPNNQVVHGIPNKYPLREGDILSIDCGVYMNGFYGEHAYTFEVGSVSNEIKKFLNFSKKSLYIGISKCISGNNVGDIGYSIQSYIEQNGYNVVKDLVGHGIGKKMHEDPQIPNFGKKGQGLKLENGLVISIEPMVNLGSSDIFFHKDGWTITTLDKKISSHYEHNIAIVDGLPCLLSTFRYIYKELNIKSYEEDLFQNKKINF; encoded by the coding sequence ATGCATATAAAAACTATTGAAGAAATAATATTAATTAAAAAAAGTGCTTTTTTAGCTTCTAAAACATTAGGTATGTTATCTAAAGAAATTATACCTGGTATAAATACTATTTATTTAGATAAACTTGCAGAAACATTTATTTATGATCATGGTGGAAAACCAGCTTTTTTGGGTTTATATGATTTTCCGAATACATTATGTGTTTCACCAAATAATCAAGTAGTACATGGTATACCTAATAAATATCCCTTACGTGAAGGAGATATATTATCTATAGATTGTGGTGTTTATATGAATGGTTTTTATGGAGAACATGCATATACTTTTGAAGTTGGGTCCGTTTCTAATGAAATAAAAAAATTTCTTAATTTTTCTAAAAAATCTTTATATATTGGAATTTCTAAATGTATCAGTGGAAATAATGTTGGAGATATAGGATATTCTATACAATCTTATATTGAACAAAATGGATATAATGTAGTTAAAGATCTTGTTGGTCATGGAATTGGAAAAAAAATGCATGAAGATCCTCAAATTCCTAATTTTGGAAAAAAAGGACAAGGATTAAAATTAGAAAATGGATTAGTAATTTCAATAGAACCTATGGTAAATTTAGGATCATCAGATATTTTTTTTCATAAAGATGGATGGACTATTACTACTTTAGATAAAAAAATATCTTCTCATTATGAACATAATATTGCGATTGTAGATGGATTACCTTGTTTGCTTTCTACTTTTCGTTATATTTATAAAGAACTGAATATTAAATCATATGAAGAAGATTTATTTCAAAATAAAAAAATTAATTTTTAA